In the Plasmodium yoelii strain 17X genome assembly, chromosome: 3 genome, one interval contains:
- a CDS encoding fam-b protein translates to MKKSNIFNKILLFAIIIYSLKCHQNELHNLSEICIYPQRDSINFRNGRILAYADKPTDLNYFYESALSLNDKTEDDYNDEGKLNLQENGELYTNDLKNNKLENLKITISETNNLANDNMDDVSETMGCGDGVSETMRYGDDESETMGYGDDESETMGYGDDESETMGCGDDEKKRKLESQKIAGNEILKMLGDNMNNKNAEYILLSKYLESFKLFLDDSFITDIDYDKIEKEYNILFRNWEHNKSLRKHINKSILKIVIKVILWNSAIALLSAYMSFVFLAFFSVSLIDFRIQYNQLRKLYKIRKMMKRYSRQFNSFVS, encoded by the coding sequence GAATTGCACAATTTAAGCGAGATATGTATATATCCTCAAAGGGATTCAATAAATTTTAGAAATGGCAGAATATTAGCATATGCAGACAAACCAACAgacttaaattatttttatgaatcAGCTTTAAGTCTTAATGATAAAACAGAAGACGATTATAACGATGAAGGAAAATTAAATCTTCAAGAAAATGGTGAGTTGTATACAAATgatttgaaaaataataagttagagaatttaaaaattacaaTTTCGGAAACAAATAATTTGGCTAATGATAATATGGATGATGTATCAGAAACAATGGGGTGTGGTGATGGTGTATCAGAAACAATGAGATACGGTGATGATGAATCAGAAACAATGGGATACGGTGATGATGAATCAGAAACAATGGGATACGGTGATGATGAATCAGAAACAATGGGATGTGgtgatgatgaaaaaaaacgcAAATTGGAATCCCAAAAAATAGCTGgtaatgaaatattaaagATGTTAGGagataatatgaataataagaATGCAGAATATATTTTGCTCAGTAAGTATCTAGAAAGTTTTAAGTTATTTCTAGATGATAGCTTTATAACGGATATtgattatgataaaattgaaaaagaatataatattttatttagaaACTGGGAACATAATAAATCATTACGtaaacatattaataaaagtatacttaaaatagtaataaaggTTATATTATGGAATTCGGCAATCGCACTTTTGTCTGCATACATGAGTTTTGTGTTTTTGGCATTTTTTTCTGTATCTCTGATAGATTTTAGAATTCAATATAATCAGCtcagaaaattatataaaataagaaaaatgaTGAAGAGATATTCTCGTCAATTCAATTCATTTGTAtcataa
- a CDS encoding fam-a protein, giving the protein MNKAYIKNVYILLILFFCVNNKVFATETNSEGDPLTRSILHNPEESTVDLTNIIFNLFNTDSEAIDEQNKHLLCRNFGESENILSIMSQAVMFLHDHSNNINNDNLYCKYCNDVNIFFKEVENVNIAKLNLKIQNCDKYDDIINILWDPNGAKYFDNNFIDGQVARIYHPNLLMIQKRYQQYNLLFQKYYYSLSIKVHISRNTTIIANLNAYVNGPNNYNTIHNIKTIINCLRLFESGMNFSEKLKKILFSLSGYIITKHPGYIDVTYISFIDAADSTIPEHSIKREKAIQMLKHTKLIEMFSTE; this is encoded by the exons atgaataaagcctacattaaaaatgtttatattcttttaatcttatttttttgtgtgaACAATAAAGTCTTTGCGACCGAAACTAATTCAGAAGGTGATCCTCTAACCAGATCTATTCTACACAATCCTGAGGAAAGCACAGTTGATCTAACCAATATTAT ATTCAATTTGTTCAATACTGATTCAGAAGCAATAGATGAACAAAACAAGCACCTTCTATGTAGAAATTTTGGAGAATCTGAAAATATACTAAGTATTATGAGTCAAGCAGTAATGTTTTTACATGAtcatagtaataatataaataatgacaaTTTATATTGTAAATATTGCAAtgatgtaaatatattttttaaggaAGTCGAAAATGTAAACATTGCAAAACTTAATCTTAAGATTCAAAATTGCGATAAG TATGATGACATAATAAACATTCTATGGGATCCTAATGGTGCCAAATATTTCGATAACAATTTTATTGatg gaCAAGTTGCCCGTATATATCATccaaatttattaatgataCAGAAACGTTATCaacaatataatttattattccaaaaatattattattctttaTCTATAAAAGTTCAT aTATCAAGAAACACAACTATAATTGCCAATTTAAATGCATATGTAAATGGCCCAAACAATTACAATACAatacataatataaaaacaatcaTAAACTGTTTGAGATTATTTGAATCTGGCATGAATTTTTCagaaaaattgaaaaaaatactttTCAGCTTATCTGGGTATATAATTACAAAACACCCCGGATACATCGATGTTACCTATATCAGCTTT ATTGATGCTGCTGATTCCACAATCCCAGAACATTCCATTAAAAGAGAAAAGGCAATACAAATGTTAAAGCATACCAAGTTAATAGAAATGTTCTCTAccgaataa
- a CDS encoding reticulocyte binding protein, putative, which yields MMKKLIYITTTFIVLFVTSEIIFGHQLGEDKPNHGKQLNDLNPHHDLKIWNFNKLRSSNEKEENNKDDAFDDESHGQFDSINIESFENKYNAQNKKFTLYNDPQNKNYLSSLKGVNHDNEQSNKKVTVPKNSFIQNSDAPTFDSNIFKIIDAISGIDTVKENISFIYVKLGTLEELRDILRKFYTDKDIELKSVLDKHSQINNELDKIFKEYQPQRNSVINEMSNLHNPLYNFYNTSSGNYSSYTSSQRNLVYTFIPALRKIESEIENGINSMESTYEKLSKTKTAELKTTLENYARSVMDYNNKIVESIKSPSILDDKKTIEFIKFLIDTLNTRKKPQSIKNKLIFILNQINEAKKKYDWHKLVCRQMHMFMTSYIKEIVPYRYKEYFYDFTLTSSKRAIIAYNEDRLKALEKLYKYLKEVLFHIFKMLGRLLIENPDPQNTLVFKDDIHDFDLAIHKSKFKELKDQFFEIFKDEWESYNGKIIEKSDSIDEEKMAILENMNKYKNLIDSMESSQKKGLEEKNKYLDEIQKKLDKETYEEKQEGFTTSLELGKTWETKKKEILEKLNKDNSETVQLGEQLKDTLKKCSDMIAEKNHMKELTSEINEKIKDISGKQEYIKKAIDLKNEVKKNIVYFDELGKQSPYEIKQYLETKDAIHNTIKSELSEIYEGNIDELYNELSSIVKENTIDNTKDKKKLEDLKSKINDEYKKIENIKIQMDASHLSTIEDNKNKLINTILEAKKYIYKEIQNDVNQRLDNFKNKETGLLNNINDYSKHNDELSNYKTTISKIRDQYNEKTNVGNIQEEESKEIQEKIKEYMTKISTKEDEILKNINEVKHMKDNFLDKVNIYTNFDDIYKENVDSEHDQFTELAKKIKTDVASKEFNEYEQMLGDSKALILQTNKSIEEEYQNINTLKKANEYIQLCDNTTELIKNFHNKRNELSEILNKNIESINNTTSIEKSYAENFINTLTNKTKELDDIFKDASLNEHKKTNEELKTYFNDLKENLGKDSNSTLSQQFNGKEKLFNDIIQKNVDINKNISNIEKEIYSSIHNINEDIENEIEKNIKSLNTQVFEKVKTNVANLNEIKEKLKQYNFDDFEKEKNKKYTDEMNKIKDDVTTLNNKIDKNITKLTEIEKNSESYTSEIKTQIDKSEKVTDKTIYKEEPKEIEKKIKNIITKIDRKKNIFEEINKLLNEISKIETDQTSADELKDIDTSYVTSLSNLFLGKIDEEKKKAENTIKSIETYIENFDIIKKKSNEMQMEIDVENLNISYDEDKYRSINKDNETYFVNINEKSLKLKNDISGISNINDIKKELQSNVTDAQNHNNEIDQYLKNISEIYNILKLKSIQSIVDKVKEYTNQIEQNNKNIKNELDKTQIIVDSLKTELDLKACESKLNSPIDDKDIDDCISTITDLKKFILSEEDYLKNCYKNSEEHNKIASINFKNIEITDNQSQYIIATKRDLDTHNHDSNISKLNEHKDKSKAYKDEIDNNIKKLEENKKIFEKYKQETTVLLNKYSALALKNKFDQTKKDSELIIKEIKDIHKNCVVQSETSEQKMNTIKNEQIFIDDSNTNNDKSNNAIISIQGSIEKFKTKLLNINGIMQKSNDCLKETTDIEEQISKLSINNQDTELVNNEIKLNDFKKFLSSLKEKKIYIQDREKELNEVNSQIKNIENDVNQYKKDYEIGIVEKINEIAKANKDKIESTKESIEPIIQNIMSSFNSSDLEDIASNEALETYKTSMNNTYNEFMESYDLIKKYSETVSKEPTIYEDIKNTRIEAQNELLKNIKNENNAKLYLDDIKANEFDRLVIYFMNKLNTLNDKFNSEYIKIDEGLDNISKYIDNVKNSTDEDSLQKVLNQTKYEYLNIIKKTYYSYKYDADNIFRNIVKLSNSLNIQIQTNSGIDLSKNINAAISSYLNSPQNDPLIFVSPSLNKLKTYTKINNSYNTLLDIFKKSQDLHKKEQQTLDLIFGNRRLYETVQTTNELKKTLNDLKNKKENILNGVKLVLDKSNEIRQLSFGSQNYDNILEASKYNQIKTKIDNYEQEKEQLRRNFDITTMEEQLENIIKSIEQLENDYNSSEENNNHLQSKKKLNELTKTFNTEIKNIENKIIEKNNLISKLIEDRKDCLLFTNTELIEALKNKSNNYSEFITSATNFSKEFLKYIYDTSNSLNDDINALQTKYNLNESNKDVTRIFVDVTNDNNDLIKTEKEATQAVSNLTKLFSIDLQNADVNELYNNKLQMIYFNSEAQKSIDHIKQLYKKILAFKLSNIDQINTKYSDISKLFDNIIQSQKNKLTENLNNLKETEQYISDQKNNFLHIRKETINPDLNTLKEIYNNIIARENKIHEIENINNNEKDNITLYMDAITNLMGKIQNILDYVTTHENDHNITEQDIQNNDESDKNITEQDIQNNDKSDQNITEQDIQDNDESDVSKIKNNLKNTIQSLQQIQQKINETKTQFYDNNSINDIITTISKNTSDVKTHISKDSTIESELMNIQHNLENIKNASHESQSTQVDKYANTVQNYIEEQNKKIEINPNKEEIEDTIEKIKNYNQESEIKLQNILDHQKQVESIKADITKIHTLIKSEYNNNIPYKDAIKYEEDSNNLIYDLNKSQSILNNLIDKNKNIIKDLEYKKNNTQNRNYLFTINRQQEIAEIKHATNTHHDDISDISDIDDISNIDDIKQTNKERSNSNKHDTPKAKNIINYIKYAGVFMFGFVAIYIIGKFRKKDETDTIDLDISEHVYDTEKNKYYQRSEEFIEIYMNKD from the exons atgatgaaaaaacttatttatattacaACTACCTTTATTGTTCTGTTTGTTACATCtg AGATAATTTTTGGCCACCAGTTGGGGGAAGATAAACCAAACCATGGTAAACAGTTAAACGATTTGAATCCACACCATGatctaaaaatatggaattttaataaattacgTTCTtcaaatgaaaaagaagaaaataataaagatgatGCCTTTGATGATGAAAGCCATGGGCAATTCGATTCAATTAATATCGAATcctttgaaaataaatataatgctCAAAATAAGAAATTCACATTATATAATGATccccaaaataaaaattatcttAGCTCGTTAAAAGGTGTTAACCATGACAATGAACAGTCCAATAAAAAAGTAACTGTGCCTAAAAATTCATTTATCCAAAACAGTGATGCACCAACATTTGattctaatatttttaaaataatagatGCTATATCTGGTATAGATACtgtaaaagaaaatatatcatttatttacGTGAAACTGGGAACTTTAGAAGAACTTCGAGATATATTACGTAAGTTTTATACTGATAAAGATATTGAATTAAAAAGTGTATTAGATAAGCACagtcaaataaataatgaattagataaaatatttaaagagTATCAACCTCAAAGAAATTCGGTAATAAATGAGATGTCCAATTTGCACAATCctctttataatttttataatacttCATCGGGTAATTATAGTTCATATACATCATCTCAAAGAAACCTTGTATATACCTTCATTCCAGCACTTAGAAAAATAGAATCCGAAATAGAAAATGGCATTAATTCTATGGAAAGTacatatgaaaaattaaGTAAGACTAAGACTGCAGAATTAAAAACCACTCTTGAAAACTATGCTAGAAGTGTAATGGActacaataataaaatagtagaATCTATAAAGAGTCCTTCAATTCTCgatgataaaaaaacaattgaATTTATCAAATTTCTAATTGATACTTTAAATACTCGAAAAAAGCCCCaaagtattaaaaataaactaatatttatattaaatcaaattaatgaagctaaaaaaaaatatgactgGCATAAGCTGGTATGTAGACAGATGCATATGTTTATGACTAgttatataaaagaaattgTTCCATATAGatataaagaatatttttatgattttacATTGACATCAAGCAAGCGTGCTATTATCGCTTACAATGAAGATCGTTTAAAAGctttagaaaaattatataagtaCCTAAAGGAAGtgttatttcatatttttaaaatgctAGGAAGATTATTAATAGAAAATCCTGATCCACAAAACACTCTAGTATTTAAAGATGACATTCATGACTTTGATCTCGCCATACACAAATCGAAATTCAAAGAATTAAAAGAtcaattttttgaaatatttaaagATGAATGGGAATCTTATAATGGcaaaattattgaaaaatcTGATAGTATAGATGAAGAAAAGATGGcaattttagaaaatatgaacaaatataaaaatttgattGATTCTATGGAAAGTTCTCAAAAAAAGGGGcttgaagaaaaaaacaagTATCTTGATGAAATACAGAAAAAATTAGATAAAGAAACTTATGAAGAAAAACAAGAAGGATTTACGACGTCTTTAGAATTGGGAAAAACATgggaaacaaaaaaaaaagaaatattagagaaattaaataaagataattcTGAAACTGTTCAATTGGGAGAACAACTTAAAgatacattaaaaaaatgttcgGATATGATTGCTGAAAAAAACCATATGAAAGAATTAACATCTGAAATaaacgaaaaaataaaagacatATCTGGCAAACaagaatatattaaaaaagcaATTGATTTAAAGAATGAAGTAAAAAAGAACATCGTATATTTTGATGAATTAGGTAAACAATCACCATATGAAATTAAACAATATTTAGAAACAAAAGATGCAATACATAACACAATAAAATCAGAGTTATCCGAAATTTATGAAGGTAACATTGATGAACTTTACAATGAATTATCTTCTATAGTTAAAGAAAACACCATTGATAATAcgaaagacaaaaaaaaacttgaagatttaaaatcaaaaataaatgatgagtataaaaaaatcgaaaacataaaaattcaaatggATGCATCACATTTAAGCACTATAGAagataacaaaaataaactCATAAATACCATTTTGGAAgctaaaaaatacatatataaagaGATTCAAAACGACGTAAATCAAAGGTTAgacaattttaaaaataaagaaacaggtttattaaataatataaatgattacTCTAAACATAATGACGAATTAAGTAATTATAAAACTACTATTTCAAAAATCAGAGATCAATATAATGAGAAAACTAATGTAGGCAATATACAGGAAGAAGAATCAAAGGAAATCCAGGAAAAAATCAAAGAATATATGACGAAAATATCGACTAAAGAAgatgaaatattaaaaaacatCAATGAAGTGAAACATATGAAAGACAATTTCTTAGAtaaagtaaatatatatacaaattttgaCGACatttataaagaaaatgtaGATTCAGAACACGATCAATTTACTGAAttagcaaaaaaaataaaaacagaCGTTGCTAGCAAGGAATTTAATGAATATGAACAAATGTTAGGTGATAGTAAAGCTTTAATTCTTCAAACCAACAAATCCATTGAAGAGgaatatcaaaatataaatacccTAAAGAAGGcaaatgaatatatacaattatgtGATAATACAActgaattaataaaaaattttcataataaaCGTAATGAATTAAgtgaaattttaaataaaaatattgaatcCATAAATAATACTACTTCAATAGAAAAATCGTATGcagaaaattttataaacacattaacaaataaaacaaaGGAATTAGATGACATATTCAAAGATGCATCTCTAAATGAACACAAAAAAACTAACGAGGAATtgaaaacatattttaatgatttaaaagaaaatttagGGAAAGATTCCAATAGTACACTATCCCAACAATTTAATGGAAAAGAAAAACtttttaatgatattatacaaaaaaatgtagatataaataaaaatatttcaaatatagaaaaagaaatttatTCATCAATTCATAATATTAATGAGGACatagaaaatgaaattgaaaaaaatataaaatcattAAATACCCAAGTATTTGAAAAGGTAAAAACAAACGTAGCCAATTtgaatgaaataaaagaaaaattaaaacaatataattttgatgattttgagaaagaaaaaaataaaaaatatactgatgaaatgaacaaaattaaaGATGATGTTACAACCTTAAATAACAAAATCGATAAAAACATAACGAAATTAACggaaatagaaaaaaactCAGAAAGCTATACTAGCGAAATAAAAACCCAAATAGACAAATCAGAAAAGGTAACGGATAAAACcatatataaagaagaaccaaaggaaattgaaaaaaaaataaaaaatataataacaaaaatagatagaaaaaaaaatatatttgaggaaataaataaattattaaatgaaatatcaaaaatagaAACCGATCAAACCTCAGCAGATGAATTAAAAGATATAGATACATCATATGTAACAAGTTTAAGTAACCTATTTTTGGGAAAAATTGATgaagaaaagaaaaaggCTGAAAATACGATAAAATCAATTGAAACATATATCGAAAATTTTgacattataaaaaaaaaatcaaatgaaATGCAAATGGAAATAGATGTGGAAAATCTTAATATATCATATGACGAAGACAAATATCGGAGTATTAATAAGGATAATGAaacatattttgtaaatattaatgaaaaatcTTTAAAACTAAAAAATGACATTTCGGGAAtatcaaatataaatgatattaaaaaagagTTACAGTCGAATGTTACAGATGCCCAAAAtcataataatgaaattgatcagtatttaaaaaatatttcggaaatatataatattttaaaattaaaaagtatTCAAAGTATCGTTGATAAAGTAAAAGAATATACTAATCAAAtcgaacaaaataataaaaatataaaaaatgaattagaCAAAACACAAATCATAGTTGATTCCCTCAAAACCGAATTAGATTTAAAAGCATGTGAATCGAAATTGAATTCGCCTATTGACGATAAAGATATTGATGATTGCATAAGTACAATTACAgacttaaaaaaatttatattaagcGAAGaagattatttaaaaaattgttataaaaACTCTGAAGAGCATAATAAAATTGCatcaataaattttaaaaatatagaaataacAGATAACCAATCTCAATACATAATAGCAACTAAAAGGGATCTTGATACTCATAATCATGATTCTAATATTAGTAAATTAAATGAACATAAGGATAAATCTAAAGCTTATAAAGATGaaattgataataatattaaaaaattagaagaaaataagaaaatatttgaaaaatataaacaagaAACCACTGtacttttaaataaatattctgCATTagcattaaaaaataagttTGATCAAACAAAAAAGGATTctgaattaataataaaggaAATAAAAGATATACACAAGAATTGTGTTGTTCAATCGGAAACATCTgaacaaaaaatgaacacaataaaaaatgaacaaattttTATCGACGACAGCAATactaataatgataaatctAATAATGCAATTATATCTATTCAAGGATCCATAGAAAAATtcaaaacaaaattattaaatataaatggtATAATGCAAAAATCAAATGACTGTTTAAAAGAGACCACAGACATAGAGGAACaaatatcaaaattatcCATAAATAATCAAGATACTGAATTAGTAAATAAcgaaattaaattaaatgattttaagaaatttttatcatctctcaaagaaaaaaaaatatatattcaagaTCGAGAAAAAGAATTAAATGAAGTCAATTctcaaattaaaaatatagaaaacgATGTAAACCAGTATAAAAAAGATTACGAAATTGGAAttgtagaaaaaataaatgaaatcgCCAAAGCAAATAAAGACAAAATTGAATCAACAAAAGAATCAATAGAACcaataatacaaaatataatgtcTTCTTTTAATTCAAGTGATTTAGAAGATATTGCCAGTAATGAAGCGTTGGAAACATATAAAACAAGCATGAATAACACATATAATGAGTTTATGGAATCATACGatctaataaaaaaatattcagaAACAGTTTCAAAAGAACCCACAATATATGAggatattaaaaatacacGAATCGAGGCACAAAATGAactcttaaaaaatataaaaaatgaaaataatgctAAACTCTATTTAGATGATATAAAAGCAAATGAATTTGATAGATTagtcatatattttatgaataaattaaatactTTAAATGATAAGTTTAATAgcgaatatataaaaattgacGAAGGACTTgataatatttcaaaatatattgataatGTTAAAAACTCAACCGATGAAGATTCATTACAAAAGGTACTAAAtcaaacaaaatatgaatatttgaatattatcaagaaaacatattatagttataaatatgatgcaGATAACATATTTAGAAATATTGTTAAATTATCAAATTCtttaaatattcaaataCAAACAAACTCAGGAATAGATTTATCTAAAAACATTAATGCAGCCATATCATCTTACTTAAATTCCCCTCAAAATGATCCTCTAATTTTTGTTTCACCTTCactaaataaattaaaaacatatacaaaaataaacaattctTACAATACTCTTcttgatatatttaaaaaaagtcaAGATTTGCATAAAAAAGAACAACAAACATTAGATCTTATATTCGGAAATCGACGTTTATATGAAACAGTTCAAACGAccaatgaattaaaaaagacattaaatgatttaaaaaataaaaaagaaaatatattaaatggcGTTAAACTCGTTTTAGATAAATCTAATGAAATAAGACAATTATCGTTTGGTTCtcaaaattatgataatattttagaaGCATCAAAGtataatcaaataaaaacaaaaatcgATAATTATGAACAGGAAAAAGAACAACTTAGAAGAAATTTTGATATAACGACTATGGAAGAACAATTGgaaaatatcattaaatcTATCGAACAATTAGAAAATGATTACAATTCTTCAgaggaaaataataatcatttacaatctaaaaaaaaactaaatgAACTAACTAAAACATTTAATactgaaataaaaaacattgaaaataaaataatagaaaaaaataatttaattagtAAATTAATAGAGGATAGAAAGGACTGTCTACTTTTTACGAATACAGAATTAATAGAAGctcttaaaaataaatcaaataattATTCGGAATTTATAACGTCTGCAACTAATTTTTCAaaagaatttttaaaatacatTTATGATACTTCTAATTCTTTAAATGATGACATAAATGCATTACAAactaaatataatttaaatgaatcAAACAAAGATGTAACACGTATATTTGTAGATGTAactaatgataataatgatttaataaaaacgGAAAAAGAAGCTACTCAGGCAGTTAGTAATTTGAccaaattattttcaatagATTTACAAAATGCTGATGTCAATGAATTATACAATAATAAGCTACAAATGATTTATTTCAATTCTGAAGCTCAAAAATCAATCGACCACataaaacaattatataaaaaaatacttgcctttaaattatcaaataTAGATCAGattaatacaaaatattCTGATATATCCAAActatttgataatattatacagtcacagaaaaataaattaacagAAAatctaaataatttaaaggaAACTGAACAATATATTTCtgatcaaaaaaataatttccttCATATACGAAAAGAAACTATAAATCCAGATTTAAACACGcttaaagaaatatataataatattattgctcgtgaaaataaaatacatgaaattgaaaatattaataataatgaaaaagataATATAACCTTATATATGGACGCAATTACCAATTTAATGGGAAAGATACAAAATATCTTAGATTATGTTACAACTCATGAAAATGATCACAATATAACCGAGCAAGATATTCAAAACAATGATGAAAgcgataaaaatataaccgAGCAAGATATTCAAAACAATGATAAAAGCGATCAAAATATAACCGAGCAAGATATTCAAGACAATGATGAAAGTGATGtatcaaaaattaaaaataatttaaaaaatacaatccAGTCACTTCAACAAATTCAAcagaaaataaatgaaacCAAAACACaattttatgataataatagcataaatgatattataactactatatcaaaaaatacaaGTGATGTAAAAACACATATTTCTAAGGATTCAACTATAGAAAGCGAACTCATGAATATACAAcataatttagaaaatattaaaaatgctTCGCACGAAAGTCAAAGTACTCAAGTAGATAAATATGCTAATACTGTACAAAATTATATCgaagaacaaaataaaaaaattgaaattaaTCCAAACAAGGAAGAAATAGAAGATACAATagaaaaaatcaaaaattataatcaAGAATCGGAAATAAAATTACAGAACATTTTAGATCATCAAAAACAAGTTGAATCAATAAAAGCAGATATTACTAAAATTCATACTTTAATTAAATCCgagtataataataatattccaTATAAGGATGCTATAAAGTATGAAGAAGATAgcaataatttaatttatgatTTAAATAAGAGTCAAAGTATACTTAACAATTtaatagataaaaataaaaacattataaaagatttagaatataaaaagaataaTACTCAAAATCGTAATTATTTATTCACCATTAATAGACAACAAGAAATAGCAGAAATAAAACATGCTACTAATACACACCATGATGATATTAGTGATATTAGTGATATTGATGATATTAGTAATATTGATGatataaaacaaacaaataagGAACGCTCAAACTCAAATAAACATGATACCCCCAAAGcaaaaaacataataaattatattaaatacgcCGGTGTATTTATGTTTGGTTTTGtagcaatatatataattggtaaattcagaaaaaaagatgaaacaGATACAATTGATTTAGATATATCTGAGCATGTTTATGATAccgagaaaaataaatattatcaaagaAGTGAAGAATttatagaaatatatatgaataaagattga
- a CDS encoding fam-b protein, protein MRVNILKYVLFTIVICSFEYAKNELYYVNERSTCLERNVINFRNNRILADPYNKARDIIYGYRKVINEVPKESENKGNYEFEIKPIKDKTIEKKDEDDSVSEQSSFDELENKGRFSGVKYNKINLNDNHKKLQSNPNRKLTKLELLKNPLFLVLKICAVIISKAIKLLVLFARFSLFITKTCWKSRKRRF, encoded by the exons ATGAGAGtcaatattttaaaatatgttcTTTTTACAATTGTTATTTGTTCTTTTGAATATGCCAAAAAT GAATTATACTATGTAAATGAGAGAAGCACATGCCTTGAAAGGAATGTAATAAACTTTAGAAATAATAGGATATTAGCAGATCCATATAATAAAGCGAGAGACATAATTTATGGATATCGAAAAGTAATAAATGAAGTACCAAAAGAGTCTGAGAATAAAGGGAATTATGAATTCGAAATAAAACCaataaaagataaaacaatagaaaaaaaagatgaagatGATTCTGTATCAGAACAAAGCAGCTTTGACGAATTGGAAAATAAAGGACGATTCTCTGGGGTGAAATATAATAAGATcaatttaaatgataatcataaaaaacTCCAATCTAATCCCAATAGAAAATTAACGAAACTCGAACTACTTAAGAATCCTTTATTTCTGGTGTTAAAAATTTGTGCGGTAATAATATCAAAagcaataaaattattagtattatttGCACGGTTTAGTTTGTTCATAACTAAGACCTGTTGGAAATCCAGAAAACGTCGCTTCTAA